Proteins from a single region of Streptomyces sp. Tu 3180:
- a CDS encoding helix-turn-helix transcriptional regulator, with protein sequence MSVQDDVARFAALLRELKERTDRSYGSLARRVHMNTSTLHRYCAGEAVPVDFAPVERFAALCGVSSEERLELHRRWLLAVAARRRPRTAEAAGAAGGEDAGPGAGSGPGAGAVPGSGSNPDAVPGERAAAGEPVAGPATAEEPVAGPVTDGGTTTGSGHAHGTTTAPDTPSRPDAPARPAGGAGGGSGGSGHTSDPVAEGDVVSGPRADDARGRPWYRRKRVAVALAVSCALLATVGSLSALPGDGRRPSAGGGPSAGGGPSAAPGVSVPADPATPRARASSPAPSASPAPGRSPVSTGAPRESSAPAAGPATPADPAPAGPPLTWTVDSQAWAHGCGHDYVIAKPPQQVPPPPAPQDAGTWAATQSAVHGGETIVGLSVQGTSDTAVVLTALRVRVVGRGAPAPGNAYAMDQGCGGALTPRYFAVDLDKDRPLARAVAGNDAGTPIPAVRMPYRVSATDPEVLLVTARTGTCDCRWYLELDWSSRGRTGTVRVDDHGRPFRTSGIEGLPRYEYDTSARRWAPRTE encoded by the coding sequence GTGTCGGTACAGGACGACGTGGCGCGGTTCGCGGCGCTGCTGCGGGAGTTGAAGGAGCGCACGGACCGCAGTTACGGCTCGCTGGCCCGCCGCGTCCACATGAACACCTCCACGCTGCACCGCTACTGCGCCGGCGAGGCGGTCCCCGTCGACTTCGCGCCCGTGGAGCGCTTCGCCGCCCTGTGCGGTGTGTCGAGCGAGGAGCGCCTGGAACTCCACCGCCGCTGGCTGCTCGCGGTGGCGGCACGGCGCAGGCCGCGCACGGCGGAGGCGGCGGGGGCGGCCGGCGGTGAGGACGCGGGACCGGGCGCGGGCTCGGGTCCGGGTGCGGGTGCGGTCCCGGGCTCGGGCTCGAATCCGGATGCGGTCCCGGGCGAGCGCGCCGCCGCCGGGGAGCCGGTCGCCGGACCCGCCACTGCCGAGGAGCCGGTCGCCGGACCCGTCACCGACGGCGGGACGACCACCGGATCAGGCCACGCGCACGGGACGACCACCGCACCGGACACCCCGAGCCGGCCGGACGCCCCGGCGCGCCCCGCCGGAGGGGCGGGCGGCGGGTCCGGGGGATCCGGGCACACGAGCGACCCGGTGGCCGAGGGGGACGTCGTGAGCGGCCCCCGAGCGGACGACGCGCGCGGCCGGCCCTGGTACCGCCGTAAGCGCGTCGCCGTCGCACTGGCCGTCTCCTGTGCGCTGCTCGCCACCGTGGGAAGTCTCTCCGCCCTGCCCGGCGACGGCCGGCGCCCCTCCGCCGGCGGGGGACCCTCCGCCGGCGGAGGGCCTTCCGCCGCCCCGGGCGTCTCCGTGCCGGCGGATCCCGCGACGCCCCGCGCCCGTGCCTCGTCGCCCGCCCCGTCCGCTTCCCCGGCGCCGGGCAGGAGCCCCGTCTCCACCGGCGCACCGCGCGAGTCCTCCGCCCCGGCCGCCGGTCCGGCCACCCCGGCGGACCCGGCCCCCGCCGGGCCTCCCCTCACCTGGACGGTCGACTCCCAGGCGTGGGCGCACGGCTGCGGCCACGACTACGTCATCGCCAAGCCCCCGCAGCAGGTCCCCCCGCCGCCCGCTCCCCAGGACGCCGGGACCTGGGCGGCGACGCAGTCGGCCGTGCACGGGGGCGAGACGATCGTCGGGCTGTCGGTGCAGGGGACGTCCGACACGGCCGTCGTCCTCACGGCGCTGCGCGTCCGCGTGGTCGGCCGCGGCGCCCCCGCCCCGGGGAACGCGTACGCCATGGACCAGGGGTGCGGCGGCGCGCTCACCCCGCGGTACTTCGCCGTGGACCTGGACAAGGACCGGCCGCTCGCCCGCGCGGTCGCCGGGAACGACGCCGGCACGCCGATCCCGGCGGTGCGCATGCCCTACCGGGTCTCGGCGACCGATCCGGAGGTGCTGCTGGTCACCGCCCGGACCGGGACCTGCGACTGCCGCTGGTACCTGGAGCTGGACTGGTCCTCCCGGGGCCGCACCGGCACGGTCCGCGTCGACGACCACGGCCGCCCGTTCCGCACCAGCGGCATCGAGGGCCTGCCCCGCTACGAGTACGACACCTCGGCCCGCCGCTGGGCGCCCCGAACGGAGTGA
- a CDS encoding DUF456 domain-containing protein — protein sequence MGAWDLLLVGLVLLLGLYGVLLPGVPGSWLVWAAVLWWALEDPRPVAWWVLVGATAVLFLSQAVRWALPPRRLRAGGDDGRMLAYAGWGSLLGFVLLPVLGAVPGFLAGIYLGERLRLGRHGEAVTALRSALRSGGWSVLAELFACQLITAAWLGAVFWG from the coding sequence ATGGGAGCGTGGGACCTCCTGCTGGTCGGACTGGTGCTCCTGCTCGGCCTGTACGGAGTGCTGCTGCCCGGAGTACCGGGGTCATGGCTGGTGTGGGCCGCGGTCCTGTGGTGGGCGCTGGAGGACCCCCGGCCCGTCGCGTGGTGGGTGCTCGTGGGGGCGACCGCCGTGCTGTTCCTCTCCCAGGCGGTGCGCTGGGCGCTGCCGCCCCGCCGGCTGCGGGCGGGCGGTGACGACGGCCGGATGCTGGCGTACGCGGGCTGGGGCTCGCTCCTCGGTTTCGTCCTGCTGCCCGTGCTCGGCGCGGTCCCGGGCTTCCTCGCCGGGATCTACCTCGGTGAGCGGCTCCGTCTGGGCCGCCACGGCGAGGCGGTCACGGCGCTGCGCTCGGCGCTGCGCTCGGGCGGCTGGAGCGTGCTGGCCGAGCTGTTCGCCTGCCAGCTGATCACGGCGGCGTGGCTGGGCGCGGTGTTCTGGGGCTGA
- a CDS encoding DUF2637 domain-containing protein — protein sequence MRLTDISLNWLLPGAVLLLGMLAAVAVLARGKRSSVKDTSADDSWERSEERRRRKEAIYGTVSYVLLFCCAAVAAALSFHGLVGFGEQNLGLSGGWQYLVPFGLDGAAMFCSVLAVREASHGDAALGSRILVWTFAFAAAWFNWVHAPRGVGHDGAPHFFAGMSLSAAVLFDRALKQTRRAALREQGLVPRPLPQIRIVRWLRAPRETYRAWSLMLLEGVRSLDEAVEEVREDKIRKDEARQRRRDQQRMERARLKAISRGHRGLVGRGGGRRLETPAVERGSDLDMVSAEPAISATEALPVPSRPSLQPVRGGSDAVTVDLTAEDDTQALPRLDSLERKLKDLEQQFG from the coding sequence ATGAGACTGACCGACATATCGCTGAACTGGCTGCTTCCGGGCGCCGTGCTGCTCCTGGGCATGCTGGCGGCGGTGGCGGTGCTGGCGCGCGGCAAGCGCTCCTCGGTCAAGGACACGAGCGCGGACGACTCGTGGGAGCGCAGCGAGGAGCGTCGCAGGCGCAAGGAGGCCATCTACGGCACCGTCTCCTACGTCCTGCTGTTCTGCTGTGCGGCGGTGGCCGCCGCGCTCTCCTTCCACGGACTGGTCGGCTTCGGCGAACAGAACCTCGGCCTGTCCGGCGGCTGGCAGTACCTCGTCCCGTTCGGCCTGGACGGCGCGGCGATGTTCTGCTCGGTGCTCGCCGTGCGCGAGGCCAGCCACGGTGACGCGGCCCTCGGCTCGCGGATACTCGTGTGGACGTTCGCCTTCGCCGCGGCCTGGTTCAACTGGGTGCACGCGCCCCGGGGCGTCGGACACGACGGCGCTCCCCACTTCTTCGCGGGCATGTCCCTGTCGGCGGCGGTGCTGTTCGACCGCGCGCTGAAGCAGACCCGCCGGGCCGCGCTGCGCGAACAGGGCCTGGTGCCGCGTCCGCTGCCGCAGATCCGCATCGTCCGCTGGCTGCGCGCTCCCCGGGAGACCTACCGGGCCTGGTCGCTGATGCTGCTGGAGGGCGTGCGCAGCCTCGACGAGGCGGTCGAGGAGGTGCGCGAGGACAAGATCCGCAAGGACGAGGCGCGGCAGCGCAGGCGCGACCAGCAGCGGATGGAGCGGGCGCGGCTGAAGGCGATCAGCCGCGGCCACCGCGGTCTCGTCGGCCGGGGCGGCGGACGCCGGCTGGAGACGCCGGCGGTGGAGCGCGGCTCCGACCTCGACATGGTCTCCGCGGAGCCTGCCATATCGGCGACGGAGGCCCTGCCCGTGCCCTCGCGTCCCTCCCTGCAGCCGGTGCGCGGCGGCTCTGACGCGGTGACCGTCGACCTCACCGCCGAGGACGACACCCAGGCGCTGCCGCGTCTGGACTCCCTGGAGCGCAAGCTCAAGGACCTGGAGCAGCAGTTCGGCTGA
- a CDS encoding pyruvate dehydrogenase, producing MAKQNVAEQFVDILTRAGVKRLYGVVGDSLNPVVDAVRRNSAIDWIHVRHEETAAFAAGAEAQITGRLAACAGSCGPGNLHLINGLYDAHRSMAPVLALASHIPSSEIGLGYFQETHPDQLFRECSHYSELISNPRQMPRLLDTAIQHAVGRSGVSVVSLPGDIADEPAPEQAPETALVTSRPTVRPGDAEIDRLVDMIDEAGKVTLFCGAGTKGAHAEVMEFAQKIKSPVGHALRGKEWIQYDNPYDVGMSGLLGYGAAYEATHECDLLILLGTDFPYNAFLPDDVKIVQVDVRPENLGRRSKLDLAVWGDVKETLRCLTPRVRAKDDRRFLDRMLKKHADALEGVVKAYTRKVDKHVPIHPEYVASVLDDMADDDAVFTVDTGMCNVWAARYISPNGRRRVIGSFSHGSMANALPMAIGAQFTDRGRQVVSMSGDGGFSMLMGDFLTLVQYDLPVKVVLFNNSSLSMVELEMLVAGLPSHGTAMRNPDFAAVARACGAHGVRVEKPKELAGALKDAFRHKGPALVDVVTDPNALSIPPKISKEMVTGFALSASKVVLDGGVGRMLQMARSNLRNVPRP from the coding sequence ATGGCCAAACAGAACGTCGCGGAACAGTTCGTCGACATCCTCACCCGGGCGGGGGTCAAACGCCTCTACGGTGTCGTCGGGGACAGCCTCAACCCCGTCGTCGACGCCGTGCGCCGCAACTCCGCCATCGACTGGATCCACGTCCGGCACGAGGAGACCGCCGCCTTCGCCGCCGGCGCCGAGGCCCAGATCACGGGCAGGCTGGCGGCCTGTGCCGGCTCCTGCGGCCCCGGCAACCTCCACCTCATCAACGGCCTCTACGACGCCCACCGCTCCATGGCCCCGGTCCTCGCCCTCGCCTCGCACATCCCGTCCAGCGAGATCGGCCTCGGCTACTTCCAGGAGACCCACCCCGACCAGCTGTTCCGCGAGTGCAGCCACTACAGCGAACTGATCTCCAACCCGCGGCAGATGCCCCGGCTGCTGGACACCGCCATCCAGCACGCGGTCGGCCGCTCCGGCGTCAGCGTCGTCTCCCTCCCCGGCGACATCGCCGACGAGCCCGCCCCGGAGCAGGCACCCGAGACCGCCCTCGTCACCTCCCGCCCCACGGTCCGCCCCGGCGACGCCGAGATCGACCGCCTCGTCGACATGATCGACGAGGCCGGGAAGGTCACCCTGTTCTGCGGCGCCGGCACCAAGGGCGCGCACGCCGAAGTCATGGAGTTCGCCCAGAAGATCAAGTCCCCGGTCGGGCACGCGCTGCGCGGCAAGGAGTGGATCCAGTACGACAACCCCTACGACGTCGGCATGAGCGGACTGCTCGGCTACGGCGCCGCCTACGAGGCCACCCACGAGTGCGACCTGCTGATCCTGCTCGGCACCGACTTCCCGTACAACGCCTTCCTCCCCGACGACGTGAAGATCGTCCAGGTCGACGTGCGGCCCGAGAACCTGGGCCGGCGCTCCAAGCTGGACCTGGCGGTGTGGGGCGACGTCAAGGAGACCCTGCGCTGTCTGACGCCGCGGGTCCGGGCCAAGGACGACCGCAGGTTCCTCGACCGGATGCTCAAGAAGCACGCGGACGCGCTGGAGGGGGTGGTGAAGGCGTACACGCGGAAGGTGGACAAGCACGTGCCGATCCACCCCGAGTACGTGGCGTCCGTCCTGGACGACATGGCCGACGACGACGCGGTGTTCACCGTCGACACGGGCATGTGCAACGTCTGGGCGGCCCGCTACATCTCGCCCAACGGCCGCCGCCGGGTCATCGGTTCGTTCTCCCACGGCTCGATGGCGAACGCGCTGCCCATGGCGATCGGGGCGCAGTTCACCGACCGCGGCCGGCAGGTCGTGTCGATGTCCGGCGACGGCGGGTTCTCCATGCTGATGGGGGACTTCCTCACCCTGGTCCAGTACGACCTGCCGGTGAAGGTGGTCCTGTTCAACAACTCCTCCCTGAGCATGGTCGAGTTGGAGATGCTGGTCGCCGGGCTGCCCTCGCACGGCACCGCCATGCGGAACCCCGACTTCGCCGCCGTCGCCCGCGCCTGCGGCGCCCACGGGGTGCGCGTGGAGAAGCCGAAGGAGCTCGCCGGGGCCCTGAAGGACGCGTTCAGGCACAAGGGCCCGGCCCTCGTCGACGTCGTCACCGATCCCAACGCGCTGTCCATCCCGCCGAAGATCAGCAAGGAGATGGTGACCGGCTTCGCCCTGTCCGCCTCCAAGGTCGTGCTGGACGGCGGGGTCGGCCGGATGCTGCAGATGGCCCGGTCCAACCTGCGCAACGTGCCCCGCCCGTAA
- a CDS encoding protein phosphatase 2C domain-containing protein has product MSQQGGRPTGREDDWWEELYGDATVGDTGPATGPDSLDDRFASASGALHGDPPRADALPPDPPPADSAPADPPPADASAAPGVPAPRSFPDGATAHPPRRPALPPQRAPWEPPTTPEGPVTFATGAGLPGGATSGGDRGTAAGSPPRTVPPVPDGAPPVPPAPPVPPAPPVPPVPQDPPPAVPAPTAAGPRASHPGPPPDPPPSLAYVGSRPPTYDAEPTALPAADPDELDDLVPDTVLDGARYGACTLRAASVRGDSARYRGEPRRDALLAARFGTGEQALVLVAVATGSRAAPGTHRAAAEACRWIGRAVGRSHARLVEDIRAARRGDLKSGLHRLTDRSLGRLRAGAAEQGLEPDAYAATLRCLLLPADPDCRTRVFFGVGPGGLFRLRDGEWQDIEPRVTEVRGEPVLGFGSPPAETPEGDRLTMDLGIPTPPSPYEPAPEPPREPFRFRTSVAQPGDTLLMCGTGFAEPLRGEEEFRAHLADRWSGPEPPGLAAFLADTQVRVKGYADDRTAVAVWEA; this is encoded by the coding sequence ATGAGCCAGCAGGGGGGAAGGCCCACCGGTCGCGAGGACGACTGGTGGGAGGAGCTGTACGGCGACGCCACCGTCGGTGACACGGGCCCCGCGACCGGGCCCGATTCCCTGGACGACCGCTTCGCCTCCGCGTCCGGAGCGCTGCACGGGGACCCGCCCCGGGCGGACGCGCTCCCGCCGGACCCGCCCCCGGCGGACAGCGCGCCGGCGGACCCGCCTCCGGCGGACGCGTCTGCCGCCCCCGGGGTGCCGGCCCCCCGGTCCTTCCCCGACGGGGCGACGGCGCACCCCCCACGCCGCCCGGCCTTACCCCCGCAGCGCGCCCCGTGGGAGCCGCCCACCACCCCGGAAGGCCCCGTGACCTTCGCGACGGGCGCCGGCCTTCCGGGCGGGGCCACGTCGGGAGGAGACCGGGGAACGGCGGCCGGATCCCCTCCGCGGACCGTGCCCCCCGTGCCGGACGGCGCCCCGCCCGTGCCCCCCGCTCCGCCCGTGCCCCCGGCTCCGCCCGTGCCCCCCGTCCCGCAGGACCCCCCGCCGGCCGTTCCCGCCCCCACCGCCGCCGGCCCCCGCGCCTCGCACCCGGGACCGCCCCCGGACCCACCCCCCTCCCTCGCCTACGTCGGGTCCCGGCCGCCCACGTACGACGCCGAGCCCACCGCCCTCCCGGCGGCCGACCCCGACGAGCTGGACGACCTGGTCCCGGACACCGTGCTGGACGGCGCCCGCTACGGGGCCTGCACCCTGCGGGCCGCCTCCGTGCGCGGGGACTCCGCCCGGTACCGGGGGGAACCGCGCCGCGACGCCCTGCTGGCGGCGCGGTTCGGGACGGGGGAGCAGGCGCTGGTCCTCGTGGCGGTCGCGACGGGGAGCCGGGCCGCGCCCGGGACGCACCGCGCCGCGGCCGAGGCCTGCCGGTGGATCGGCCGGGCGGTGGGCCGCAGCCACGCCCGCCTCGTCGAGGACATCAGGGCCGCCCGGCGCGGCGACCTCAAGTCCGGCCTGCACCGCCTCACCGACCGCAGTCTCGGCAGGCTCCGCGCCGGCGCGGCCGAGCAGGGCCTCGAACCCGACGCCTACGCGGCCACCCTGCGCTGCCTCCTGCTGCCCGCCGACCCCGACTGCCGCACCCGCGTCTTCTTCGGCGTCGGCCCCGGCGGGCTGTTCCGGCTGCGGGACGGCGAGTGGCAGGACATCGAACCGCGGGTCACCGAGGTCAGGGGGGAGCCCGTCCTCGGCTTCGGCTCGCCGCCCGCCGAGACCCCCGAGGGCGACCGCCTCACCATGGACCTGGGCATCCCCACGCCCCCGAGCCCGTACGAACCGGCCCCGGAACCACCCCGCGAACCGTTCCGCTTCCGCACCTCCGTAGCCCAGCCGGGGGACACCCTGCTGATGTGCGGGACCGGCTTCGCCGAGCCGCTGCGCGGTGAGGAGGAGTTCCGCGCCCACCTGGCCGACCGCTGGTCCGGCCCCGAACCGCCCGGCCTCGCCGCGTTCCTCGCCGACACGCAGGTACGGGTCAAGGGGTACGCGGACGACCGCACGGCCGTCGCCGTCTGGGAGGCGTGA
- a CDS encoding ATP-binding protein, protein MERKARGGGSATVGASSARTVETTADGATADGVTTEGAAARAPAAQLRRRLGRADLRAVPESRRALRELLRPWGRPEQSEIAELLTSELVTNALVHTDREAVLTATVGPRGLRVEVRDFVAREPRPCVPDADDGTHGRGLVLVESLADAWGVRAHGVGKAVWFALDADAA, encoded by the coding sequence ATGGAAAGGAAGGCACGAGGAGGCGGTTCCGCCACGGTCGGAGCCTCCTCGGCGAGGACCGTGGAGACGACGGCCGACGGTGCGACCGCCGACGGCGTGACGACCGAGGGCGCGGCGGCGCGGGCGCCCGCGGCGCAGCTGAGGCGCCGGCTGGGGCGGGCGGACCTGCGGGCGGTGCCCGAGTCCCGCAGGGCGCTGCGCGAACTGCTCAGACCGTGGGGGAGGCCGGAGCAGTCCGAGATCGCGGAACTGCTCACCAGTGAGCTCGTCACCAACGCGCTCGTCCACACCGACCGCGAGGCGGTCCTGACGGCCACCGTGGGACCCCGTGGACTGCGGGTCGAGGTGCGGGACTTCGTGGCCCGCGAGCCCCGGCCGTGCGTACCGGACGCCGACGACGGTACGCACGGCCGGGGCCTGGTGCTGGTCGAATCCCTCGCCGACGCGTGGGGGGTCAGGGCGCACGGGGTGGGCAAGGCGGTCTGGTTCGCCCTGGACGCGGACGCCGCCTGA
- a CDS encoding methylated-DNA--[protein]-cysteine S-methyltransferase codes for MTNTTTSTTYWTSADSPLGPLLLTAAPTGELTSLSVPGQKGGRTVQDGWRRDPGPFRAAGQQLAAYFAGELQEFRLAVRTAGTPFREKVWAALDDVPYGATVSYGEIAARIGAPRAAVRAVGGAIGANPLLIVRPCHRVIGADGSLTGYAGGLERKVRLLTHEGVLRP; via the coding sequence ATGACGAACACCACGACCAGCACGACGTACTGGACGAGTGCGGACAGCCCCCTCGGGCCGCTCCTGCTCACCGCCGCTCCGACCGGCGAGCTGACCTCGCTCTCCGTGCCCGGGCAGAAAGGCGGGCGCACCGTGCAGGACGGCTGGCGGCGCGACCCCGGCCCGTTCCGCGCGGCCGGACAGCAGCTCGCCGCGTACTTCGCCGGCGAGCTCCAGGAGTTCCGGCTGGCCGTGCGCACCGCCGGCACCCCCTTCCGGGAGAAGGTCTGGGCCGCGCTCGACGACGTCCCCTACGGGGCGACCGTGTCCTACGGCGAGATCGCCGCGCGGATCGGCGCGCCCCGGGCCGCCGTGCGGGCCGTCGGCGGGGCGATCGGCGCGAACCCCCTGCTGATCGTCCGCCCCTGCCACCGGGTGATCGGCGCCGACGGGTCGCTGACCGGGTACGCGGGCGGGCTGGAGCGGAAGGTGCGGCTGCTCACGCACGAGGGCGTGCTGCGGCCGTGA